CTCGCCTGCTGAtcttgctcctgctcctgatccCGCTCTTGCCGCTCTTACTGTTCCCGCTTCCGATATTTGGGTATTGGTTGGCCCTGCCctccgcaaaaaaaaacagtgctTGCCGCGATGCGAGGGCTGTGGTATCTTCGACCGCTGCTTCCAGTATCCGCGAAGGGAGCTGGAGCGCGACTGCGGCTGCCAGTTTGCCCTGCTGCACAAGGCGGATGTGGAGAGCTAGCAACCAGCGCACCGCGAAGCCTCCTCGGCGGCCGTGAGCGCGGCGTCCAGTCACGGACATGGTCACAGCCATGGCACTCCGGTGAACACCTATGTGCGCGGCCCCAGCGTCGATAATCAGTCCATTGTGGGCGCCAATGTGCTGGAGAATGTGGACAGCCTGGACGCAGGCGATGCCAATGGGGACGACAACATCGAGTTGGAGGGTGAAGACGTTCCGGACAAGGATAGGGAGGATCAACAGCTGCTGCATCGGGCCAAGGAGCCCGTTCATCGCATATTGCCACTGCAGGCGGCTGGTGCCATGAAGCAGCGCAAGTTCGCCCAGCAGCGCGGCATCCTGAAGAACTCCCAGGAGCGCACCTTCGTCGAGGAGGACGAGGTACTGGAGGCCAAGAAGCAGCTCATTCTGCGCCGTCGCCGCCTGTTCAGCCATTATAGGCAGTACGACCAGTGGCGGAGGCGGCAATTCAGCTACGATCCCAGCTACTTTCGCCCGCCTCCGTTGCCGCCTCGAGCGCTGGGATGCGCTGATCACCAGCTGGGCGCCATCACGGATGCGAATCCCTCCGCCAATGCCGGGCGAAGGAGGCGCCAGTACCGAAGGCAATACTCCTGCGCGGATCGATCGCGGGAGGGATCGCGCGACAGTCGCGGCTCGTCGTCGAtgcagctccagctgcagAAGTACCACAGTATGGTGGCCAGCGACACCATCCACACCGAATCCTCGGTGCTCAACCACAGCAACTACAGCGAGCCGGCCAGCGTAAGTCAGCCAGCTAGTGTTGGGTGGAACGACCTCAAAACAGGTTGGCTCCCTTTGGCGAGGGAACAGGACGTGGTCACTTGGGACAAACATAATTTGAATCCACATTTGGCCAATTGGTTCTTACACGCTTGTGGGCTGTTTATTTAGCGTTTTGAAATATAAGTActttaatatttgaaaagtgtTGTTAAACtttattactcatacgcactgttgaCCTCTTTCAACAGAAGTTTTTAATGAAGGTCTGTTTGCTTATTTCATTTACCccttttttttaccttttgATTGGCCACACAAGTTATTTTATTCTAAGCGGAAATTGGTTAGCTTTGGTTTCCTCGCCAAGGGTAGAACCGTTGACTATGTCCGCCAAAGTGAGCAGGATGTTCCCAACACTAGCCCCCAGCACTTGCAGCTTGTGGAGCACGTTCACATGGTTTTGCCTGGAGTTCGAGTTCCTGTTCGATTTCGAGTTCGAGTTCCACTTCAGATTGCAGACCGGAGCACCAAATCGCACCACTCACCCATCAATATCAATCACCTTGTACAGATTAGCAGCTAACCCCACTGGATGGAAATGGCCCGCACCCGCTCACTTCTCGCTCACAGCAAAATCACAAATCGCAATCCGCATCCGCTTGAGTCCCGGCTTCGTGTCCTGTACTGCAGTAGTGGGTAGCCAGGTTGTAGATTGTCCATCGCTTGTCGCTTGCTCCtgttcttgttggtccttgcTCCAGTGTGGCGGGAGGTCCTTGATGCGGGCTTATGTGTGTTGTGCGTGTGAATCCCCCTGGGAACTGTCCGCTCTGCCGTCTCCTCTCTATCTCTTTCTATCTCTCTTCCCTCTCTCTTGCTCTGCTCCTTTTGCGGAACGCAGTTCGACAGCAGTGAATGTGCCCACCCACCGTTGCACTGCAATAGCCGCGTAAGCAACTGGCCGAAGGATGCGGCAAACACCCAGCGGAGATCCTTACTGACCTACTTTTCATTGCAGCACATCCACATGCTGGCCGAGGAGCACTCCACCTCCATTTCGGAACGCTGCACCCGCAGCCGCATCAACTCGGCCATATTCGTGTCATCGGAGGGCCGAGGTTTTGACTCCATAGAGTTCCTGCGGCGCCACGGATCCCAGAGTGTGCTCTGCAGGAAAGCCAAGAGTGCCGAGAACATAACGGATAATGGAAGAAGGGTGAGCTAGAATTAAACTATGATTATAGCTCCTTTTATAAACGGCAACCGATGAATCCCATTTGCAGAAGAGCCTACGGCCGTGGCGCACAGACGATGAATCCTGCAAGCAGCAGCACCTCTCGCAGGACAGCAACGACATCGAGCTGAAGGAGTGCGGCGGCGCTGGAGGAGAGCTACTCCGGCTGCCGGTCATCCACGATGGCAAGCAGTCGCCCACAGCCGTGACTAGTCTGCTAGCGCGATCGGCAGCGATAACCACGGCCAACATGATTGTGGGCAGCATCTCGCTGGAGGCACCACCACCTTACATGCAGGACGACGAGGGCGATACGCTGTCCACGGCGGCACTCATCCATAGCGATGCAGCTGCCGTGGTACACGAGTCGCAGGACTCGGCGGAGACGGTCGAGGAGCTTGTCCATGTGCCGCTACTGGCCAGTGCCACTGCCACGGCCAGCGTTTCGGCCTCATCCTCGCCCAGCATTGCCATCGAGGCCAAGCCGCGCGTCCTGGTGCACCAACGATCCTCGACCGCCTCCTCGTCGCCGCACAGCAGCCCCAAGAACCTGGGCAGCCTGGGACTGAAGATCGTCAAGCCCAAGATCAGTGCCGTGCCAATGGTTTCCGTCTCCGGACCCTCGCCGCCCATTGAAAAGCCGCCGCTGGCCGAGTGCTTGTAACAAATGGCAGCCGAAACATTTATCTAAGCTCGCACTGAAGGCAACTGGACCCTGGAACCCGGATAGCCCCTAAGAGTTCCCAAAGCCGCAGACAAAGTACCCAATCCAAATCCTATTTCAATAATCTAAGAATCTAAGAAGATATGTAGTTAAGACGGAGAAAGTATGCCAGCTGCTCAAATAAGTGTTTCGGTGAGAGGCTTTAACAAGAAAGTGCAAGGACGAGAAGTAGTAATAGGATAGAAAAGAAGGATATTGTACCAGTGGTCATCACCAGGCAAGGAAAGCTTTGTATATTCAACAACGACTGACGTATACACATATGTGTAGTACATTATAAACGAAACCAATGGTAACCTGTAGAACTTTATAAGTCGATTATTGTGTACGAGTATGTGTGTATGCATACCTATTAACTGATAAATCAGCTTTAACAACAAACAAGTAAACTATCAGGCTTTAATATTATGAAGATGATGAATTTCTGGTTTAACCTAGTTATGTAGACTCACCTAGCTGTTGAAACTAATAAATCGATTCTTTTTAATTCTTCTCCTATACATATAGCCAAAACGAACACAGAACACTCGGGCACCATCACTGTTATACACGCGATCTAGATCTATATAGATTTACCAAAAATATAcatctatatacatatttatacacCCAGTAAAATTAGTTGTGTGCGTCTAAGAGCCTCGCATGGATCAACAGGGTTTCCGTTCAAGATCCTCCAAGAATCCTGGGAAACAGTTTTCATTCATGCCAGTCTCTTCTTCGTACCGCCAGAGGTTTTCGGACACCTGCTATACACTTAGCTCCTAGTTTTAAGAGAATGAAATCACATAGTCCAAATGTTACATGCTAACATATCGAATTCTCTACTGTACCCACGACCAAAGCGAAACGTTTGAAACTGTAACTAGTACATAATTAGCTTTAAGCAACCTATTACATGACTATTAACTAGACGTAGAGATTTTTGCAAAGTAAGTGCCCTGGACGACTTCTGAGTGTTTTTGAAACCAGACTCTTACGTGTATTCCGTGTAGATGTTTCTGTAGCGCGATCGTACcctatacaaaaaaaaagtatatctCATGTTAGGCGAACTTATTGATGGATTTTTAGAAGTTTATATAGGAACGATACGATACTATAGGAATCTATGGCACCAAGCCCATTTGCTCCCGCTCACTTGTTTAGGTAGTCTCTTTACATTTTAGTTATGATACTCCAAATTTTATCTATCCACCTACGCGTTAGACACCTGAAATCTATCCTATACAGTTCGTTTCAAGAATGAAATACAACAATTGTAAATACACATGCACTTGTACCTACATCAACTGAAAATTTCTTCAGTGGAACACAAACGTTGTTATTAAGGAATTGTCAATTTATGGTCCAAAGCTACAATAAATAGAACATCATTTGGATGGGTCAGCAGTAAGCTTAACTAAGTTCTAGTTTACGTTCAATTCGctaacacaaaacaaaagtaaaattGTGTGAATGTGTATttttgaaatcaaataaacgAATTACATAAATGTAATCTTTTCATAAAGAGTTATTTGATAGTTTCTCAAAAATCGCGCAATGATTGCCCTGGTCGTAGTAGCTTTTGATTAATTGTACCTCATGCACTTGGGACACAAGGTTTTCCAGTTCCTGTTCCTCGAAAACATGGTAGTATCGCAGATAAGTGGTCTTCTGCTCATCCTTGGTCTTCCACGGCACCAGAACATCTTGCTGCTGGAACTCTGTGCGATTAGTGTGAACAGGAAGTGGGTTATTATTGGacagctgctgctccagttCCTGATGTTGCTTctgacgctgctgctgctcagtGGTACGCTCCTTGTTCACTGCCTTATTTTGACGTAGATAAGTCGACTTCTTATCATTCTTTCGCTGATCCTTGGCCCAAACGTAAACCAAAGCACGTCCTCCAGGTCGGAGGACACGTGCCATCTCCTGCAAGGCGGCCAATCGACGCTCCTTGGTGGCCAGGTGATGAATAACCGCTATACTGATGCAGCCATCGATGCTGGACGAGCGAACGGGCACCACAAGACAGTCGCATCGAAACACGTTTTGTCCCTTCCGACGACCTACAGCAAGTAGTCCTTGCGCTCTGTCGCAACCAACGGACAGGAGCAGCGGGTTGCAGCTTAGATACTTGCCATTGCCGCAACCAATGTCCAGCACCACAGATTGGGGCTCAAAGGAGTCCAGAAATTCAGATACTTGTGGCCAAGGCGTGTGCCGCGTTTCGCTGAAGTGATCCGCAATCTTATCGTACACCTCGTGGACGTTCTGTTGCTCCAGAGTGATGGCCTGAGCAGCTAGCGATGCGTGCAACTCCTGTGGTACCTTGGTTTGCTGTGTGTCGCAAAGCGCGGGGTATGAACAGTCGCAGGGACCTTTTCGCAGGCGTCGAAAAGTCAAAGAAGTTCTCTTGCCGCGGGCTTGAGTGGTCAAACCGCCAGATGCACTGGGTACCACATCAATGTGCTTCGGTCTGATGCCATGCGTCCAATCGTATCGAGCTTCACCCGACATTATTAGCAAGGATCGGCGCGGAAGTCTGACTTGAACCTGGTCATCTCCTCGGCGGAAGTCCATTACCACGTCGGATTGCAGGGACAGCGAAAGAATGGGATCCAAGAAAGCACTATGTGTGTCCACATGCGGGGGAATTCCATGACCGGGTTCGTATTCATTCACTGTCAGCTGGTCAGGAGAACTCCAGTCCCAGGTGGAAGCGAAGCTATTTAGTCGTGGCCATAGAATATCACATGCTGATGGTATCGACTGTTCCAGAGGCTTCGAGGGATCCACATTATTGGTGCCGTAAAGAAACTCAAAGCCGAAGTGCTTGACGTTTCGATGCTTTAGAGATCCCGTGACTTCGGAGGTTCTGCCATCCTCGCCAATGGCCCTCAACAGCGTTGACTCCTCCTCTTCGGTGACAAAGTCAGCAATTATGTGAAGGCCTCTGGGAAGAGGCTTGTTCCACTCACTTTTTCCCGCAAGTGCCGGTAGTTGCCTTATATAGCTAAGGTAGGCTACAGCTCCCTGTTGTCCAATGGTCGATATATTGTGCATTCCCTCATAGATGAGCTGGGAGTCTTCCAAGCtggcacaaataaaaaaacagtACGATTTGCCCGGCAACATGACCACTTGGATGACTTTTCCACCGGTCGCGGCAGCCTCCGTGAGCAAACACTCCTCCGTGAGTCCATTGCTGAGTCCCACGTTGAGAACCGCCAGGTAAGGGGTGGGTTCAGCGCTTGGAGACACCTCGCAGTCACTTTTGATGATTGCCAGACATCTTCGCTGCTTTTTATCCGCCTTTTTGGCCTTGTTTACCTTTTGCTGTGTTTCCTCAACGTGCATCTCGCGGCCAGTGTGTACACCCCTTTtcaatgtttttctttttgttctaATACTTAAGTCGATTGTGAATACCCTTTCTTGCAACTTCAAGTAATTGTAGAAACTTTGAATAAAGAATAATAAGAAGCAGAGAAACATAATGTAGGTATATTTGGAGCAAGCGCTAATGcaaatgccaatatttttattgtacaCTAACCTAATAACCTAACGCTAGTTGAAGGTGAGAAACTATTAGTCGGGTGCGTACACCTCTGGCAGTCTACCAAACCCGGTCAATCATACTGTTGTCCTGGGGCTTCTGGTTCATGGTGGTCAGTTGCTGGTGATAGTTGCGCATCTGGTTGCTGCGGCGTGGCTGCGCCAGGTACTCGAACATGCTCTGCAGGTGCTGGGACAGCATCTTGCTCAAGTCGCTGGGCATGGGATCCGTCCAGAAGAAGTCGTGATTCAGAGCTGTGTCCGCATCGATGCGTTTCTTGGGATCAAGGGTCAGCAATTTGTCCAATAGATCACAGCCGGTTTGATCCTTGACATACGGACGCAGGCGCTCCTTGACTCGACGCTTCTGGTTCTTTGGCAGCTCGATGGATTTGTacagctccagctcctccacTCCCGGCCACACGTCCGGCGTAAAGGAGCCGCATAGCTGCGAGATAAAGgttagctgctgctgctccgtaTTGCCTTGCATGATGGGCGAGCGTGTCCACATCTCGGCCATTATGCAGCCGGCTCCCCACATGTCCACGGGTGGACCATAGTTGCGGTCACCAAGTAGCAGCTCAGGCGGCCGGTACCACAAGGTTACTACGCGATTGGTATAGCGATTCTTACTCTCGTTCTTTGGAATGCTAAAAGCACGGGCCAAGCCAAAGTCAGCCAGCTTTAAGATGCCATGCTTGGTAATCAGCACGTTGGCAGCTTTCATGTCTCGGTGCAGGATCTAGtaatgcaaatgaaaacagATACATACAATGTAAAACCAAAACTTTGCTTAATGACATGACTCACCTTGTTGCTGTGGATGTAATACAAACCGTTTAAAAGCTGCTGCATAACCTTCTTAATCTCGCCCAGACTGAACTTGACGTTCATGTTGGACAGAAGACCTGCCAAATCGTGTTCGCAGAAATCAAAGACCAAATAGAAGGTGGATCTGTAACCATTCGTGGCGGTGGCCTTGGTGCGGCAGATCTCGATCAGATTCACCACGTTCTCGTGCTTTAGCAGCTGCAGGATGCG
The sequence above is drawn from the Drosophila melanogaster chromosome 2R genome and encodes:
- the CG33143 gene encoding uncharacterized protein, isoform G, which codes for MFVLIAVLFVNACLAGTIPATPENITVTFLTPTAVRVSWQTQIDLKAHPIEKYIVTYKPTDDRVVQDVAGSSEAIVLDRLLPSTQYSLVVTAIWQGKKYRSRGQIKFKTLDLPKNTSQQDFPPGIYGNSSNGARNVTNNASIFGDDVTSTATNTLTHGTTRELPTIRGVEIGIVLIVLMVWAGAIALFFNRWGKIRMLLPYQPDYKHEQLKVPGTGVCSASGCNGQHSHQCLPRCEGCGIFDRCFQYPRRELERDCGCQFALLHKADVESXQPAHREASSAAVSAASSHGHGHSHGTPVNTYVRGPSVDNQSIVGANVLENVDSLDAGDANGDDNIELEGEDVPDKDREDQQLLHRAKEPVHRILPLQAAGAMKQRKFAQQRGILKNSQERTFVEEDEVLEAKKQLILRRRRLFSHYRQYDQWRRRQFSYDPSYFRPPPLPPRALGCADHQLGAITDANPSANAGRRRRQYRRQYSCADRSREGSRDSRGSSSMQLQLQKYHSMVASDTIHTESSVLNHSNYSEPASFDSSECAHPPLHCNSRHIHMLAEEHSTSISERCTRSRINSAIFVSSEGRGFDSIEFLRRHGSQSVLCRKAKSAENITDNGRRKSLRPWRTDDESCKQQHLSQDSNDIELKECGGAGGELLRLPVIHDGKQSPTAVTSLLARSAAITTANMIVGSISLEAPPPYMQDDEGDTLSTAALIHSDAAAVVHESQDSAETVEELVHVPLLASATATASVSASSSPSIAIEAKPRVLVHQRSSTASSSPHSSPKNLGSLGLKIVKPKISAVPMVSVSGPSPPIEKPPLAECL
- the CG33143 gene encoding uncharacterized protein, isoform E, with translation MFVLIAVLFVNACLAGTIPATPENITVTFLTPTAVRVSWQTQIDLKAHPIEKYIVTYKPTDDRVVQDVAGSSEAIVLDRLLPSTQYSLVVTAIWQGKKYRSRGQIKFKTLDLPKNTSQQDFPPGIYGNSSNGARNVTNNASIFGDDVTSTATNTLTHGTTRELPTIRGVEIGIVLIVLMVWAGAIALFFNRWGKIRMLLPYQPDYKHEQLKVPGTGVCSASGCNGQHSHQFDSSECAHPPLHCNSRHIHMLAEEHSTSISERCTRSRINSAIFVSSEGRGFDSIEFLRRHGSQSVLCRKAKSAENITDNGRRKSLRPWRTDDESCKQQHLSQDSNDIELKECGGAGGELLRLPVIHDGKQSPTAVTSLLARSAAITTANMIVGSISLEAPPPYMQDDEGDTLSTAALIHSDAAAVVHESQDSAETVEELVHVPLLASATATASVSASSSPSIAIEAKPRVLVHQRSSTASSSPHSSPKNLGSLGLKIVKPKISAVPMVSVSGPSPPIEKPPLAECL
- the CG33143 gene encoding uncharacterized protein, isoform D, which translates into the protein MFVLIAVLFVNACLAGTIPATPENITVTFLTPTAVRVSWQTQIDLKAHPIEKYIVTYKPTDDRVVQDVAGSSEAIVLDRLLPSTQYSLVVTAIWQGKKYRSRGQIKFKTLDLPKNTSQQDFPPGIYGNSSNGARNVTNNASIFGDDVTSTATNTLTHGTTRELPTIRGVEIGIVLIVLMVWAGAIALFFNRWGKIRMLLPYQPDYKHEQLKVPGTGVCSASGCNGQHSHQFDSSECAHPPLHCNSRVSNWPKDAANTQRRSLLTYFSLQHIHMLAEEHSTSISERCTRSRINSAIFVSSEGRGFDSIEFLRRHGSQSVLCRKAKSAENITDNGRRKSLRPWRTDDESCKQQHLSQDSNDIELKECGGAGGELLRLPVIHDGKQSPTAVTSLLARSAAITTANMIVGSISLEAPPPYMQDDEGDTLSTAALIHSDAAAVVHESQDSAETVEELVHVPLLASATATASVSASSSPSIAIEAKPRVLVHQRSSTASSSPHSSPKNLGSLGLKIVKPKISAVPMVSVSGPSPPIEKPPLAECL
- the CG33143 gene encoding uncharacterized protein, isoform C yields the protein MFVLIAVLFVNACLAGTIPATPENITVTFLTPTAVRVSWQTQIDLKAHPIEKYIVTYKPTDDSYRVVQDVAGSSEAIVLDRLLPSTQYSLVVTAIWQGKKYRSRGQIKFKTLDLPKNTSQQDFPPGIYGNSSNGARNVTNNASIFGDDVTSTATNTLTHGTTRELPTIRGVEIGIVLIVLMVWAGAIALFFNRWGKIRMLLPYQPDYKHEQLKVPGTGVCSASGCNGQHSHQHIHMLAEEHSTSISERCTRSRINSAIFVSSEGRGFDSIEFLRRHGSQSVLCRKAKSAENITDNGRRKSLRPWRTDDESCKQQHLSQDSNDIELKECGGAGGELLRLPVIHDGKQSPTAVTSLLARSAAITTANMIVGSISLEAPPPYMQDDEGDTLSTAALIHSDAAAVVHESQDSAETVEELVHVPLLASATATASVSASSSPSIAIEAKPRVLVHQRSSTASSSPHSSPKNLGSLGLKIVKPKISAVPMVSVSGPSPPIEKPPLAECL
- the CG17807 gene encoding uncharacterized protein, which encodes MHVEETQQKVNKAKKADKKQRRCLAIIKSDCEVSPSAEPTPYLAVLNVGLSNGLTEECLLTEAAATGGKVIQVVMLPGKSYCFFICASLEDSQLIYEGMHNISTIGQQGAVAYLSYIRQLPALAGKSEWNKPLPRGLHIIADFVTEEEESTLLRAIGEDGRTSEVTGSLKHRNVKHFGFEFLYGTNNVDPSKPLEQSIPSACDILWPRLNSFASTWDWSSPDQLTVNEYEPGHGIPPHVDTHSAFLDPILSLSLQSDVVMDFRRGDDQVQVRLPRRSLLIMSGEARYDWTHGIRPKHIDVVPSASGGLTTQARGKRTSLTFRRLRKGPCDCSYPALCDTQQTKVPQELHASLAAQAITLEQQNVHEVYDKIADHFSETRHTPWPQVSEFLDSFEPQSVVLDIGCGNGKYLSCNPLLLSVGCDRAQGLLAVGRRKGQNVFRCDCLVVPVRSSSIDGCISIAVIHHLATKERRLAALQEMARVLRPGGRALVYVWAKDQRKNDKKSTYLRQNKAVNKERTTEQQQRQKQHQELEQQLSNNNPLPVHTNRTEFQQQDVLVPWKTKDEQKTTYLRYYHVFEEQELENLVSQVHEVQLIKSYYDQGNHCAIFEKLSNNSL
- the Cdk9 gene encoding Cyclin-dependent kinase 9 — translated: MAHMSHMLQQPSGSTPSNVGSSSSRTMSLMEKQKYIEDYDFPYCDESNKYEKVAKIGQGTFGEVFKAREKKGNKKFVAMKKVLMDNEKEGFPITALREIRILQLLKHENVVNLIEICRTKATATNGYRSTFYLVFDFCEHDLAGLLSNMNVKFSLGEIKKVMQQLLNGLYYIHSNKILHRDMKAANVLITKHGILKLADFGLARAFSIPKNESKNRYTNRVVTLWYRPPELLLGDRNYGPPVDMWGAGCIMAEMWTRSPIMQGNTEQQQLTFISQLCGSFTPDVWPGVEELELYKSIELPKNQKRRVKERLRPYVKDQTGCDLLDKLLTLDPKKRIDADTALNHDFFWTDPMPSDLSKMLSQHLQSMFEYLAQPRRSNQMRNYHQQLTTMNQKPQDNSMIDRVW